A stretch of the Papaver somniferum cultivar HN1 chromosome 6, ASM357369v1, whole genome shotgun sequence genome encodes the following:
- the LOC113291774 gene encoding uncharacterized protein LOC113291774, translated as MTVKDLVLDNTWNIPSATQAYIHSSLPAISGDGDKIVWSGYLKGNFTTLSNVNKIRHREPPLHWPSKNWNPFLHPGITSNVWKIIQGIYVNDEKKVKQGFSMVSKCCICNQIQDNMAHLQWSCNLSKTFWKWLGNIFHFNGPISFDDVLNSAKHKSPIIKEVWLTTACATLRELWFQKNKMLFENVQPNVNRFRSMIMSLVHYGSYRMQGVSWNQIYDSQILQFLNVIGKCTSLNIIKECYWCGPAEGYVLFSCNGAAFGNPGNAGFGIFARSHDFQVLGTISGGIGVSSNYIAEVMAVVCAIEWSVSLSCRIIVISSYSESVVADFKSGNIPGSSKLDG; from the coding sequence ATGACAGTTAAAGATTTAGTTCTTGATAACACTTGGAATATCCCTTCTGCAACGCAAGCTTACATTCATTCCTCGCTGCCAGCAATAAGTGGTGATGGAGACAAGATTGTATGGAGTGGATATCTTAAAGGTAATTTTACTACTCTCTCTAATGTTAATAAAATTAGACATAGAGAACCCCCCCTTCATTGGCCATCAAAAAATTGGAATCCCTTTCTGCATCCTGGTATAACAAGCAATGTTTGGAAAATAATACAAGGGATTTAtgtaaatgatgagaagaaggtgAAGCAAGGATTTTCTATGGTATCCAAATGCTGCATCTGCAACCAAATTCAAGACAATATGGCTCATTTACAGTGGTCTTGCAACTTGAGCAAAACATTCTGGAAATGGTTAGGCAATATTTTTCATTTCAACGGTCCTATCTCCTTTGATGATGTGTTAAACTCTGCAAAACACAAAAGCCCCATTATCAAAGAAGTATGGTTAACAACTGCTTGTGCTACCTTAAGGGAACTATGGTTCCAGAAGAATAAGATGTTGTTTGAGAATGTGCAACCTAATGTAAACAGATTCAGAAGTATGATCATGAGCCTGGTTCATTATGGTAGTTATAGAATGCAAGGTGTTAGCTGGAATCAAATTTATGATTCTCAGATTCTACAGTTCTTGAATGTTATTGGTAAATGCACCAGTTTAAACATAATTAAAGAATGCTATTGGTGTGGTCCAGCTGAAGGATATGTGTTATTTTCTTGTAATGGAGCAGCATTTGGTAACCCAGGTAATGCAGGGTTTGGAATTTTTGCAAGAAGCCATGATTTTCAGGTTTTGGGAACAATTTCAGGTGGTATAGGTGTGTCCAGTAACTATATTGCAGAGGTAATGGCAGTTGTATGTGCTATTGAGTGGTCAGTCTCTTTATCTTGCAGAATAATTGTTATTAGCTCATACTCTGAATCAGTAGTAGCAGACTTCAAATCTGGAAACATTCCTGGTTCATCAAAGCTAGATGGTTAA